In the Paenibacillus sp. FSL R7-0337 genome, CAGCGGTTCAGAGGAACCGTTCTCTGCCGGTAACGGCTCAATTATGCGTCTGGCTCCGGTGGTGATGTACTATGCGGAGCACCCCGCGGAGGTGATCCGCTATGCAGCGATGAGTTCAAGAACCACACACGGGGCCGCCGAGTGTCTTGCTGCCTGCCGCCTGCTAGCGGCATATATTCTCGCCGGGCTGCACGGCTGGAGTAAGCAGGAGATGCTGGCGCCGGAGGCCTTCCGTGAATGGCTGGATGAAGATACGCTGACGCCGCATATGCTGAACATCAAGCAAGGCTCCTACAAGCTGAAGGAGCCGCCACAGATTCAGGGATCGGGTTATGTCGTGGAGTCGCTGGAGGCGGCGCTATGGGCATTCCATAAGTCGGACAGCTTCGCAGAGGGCGCACTGTTCGCCGTGAACCTTGGCAATGACGCCGACACCACCGGGGCCATCTACGGCCAGATCGCCGGAGCCTACTACGGCCTCAGTGGCATCCCGGCCGAATGGAGCCGCAAGCTGGCGATGCGTGAGCTGATCAGTGACTACGCGGGCCGGTTGTTCACGGAGCGGGTGCAGTAACAGTAAGCGGGAATAAGCGGCATGAGATAGGCTGGGCGCATTTGTTGAGCGCTCAGCCTATTTTTCGTGCAGAGCATGAGGTTACGTTCGAAGCAATTATGGAAGATAAGTGTATTCTGCGCAACTAAAAAACGTGAAATGGCAGGCCGTCCTCTGCTAACTGTAGTCTGTACAACTAAATTTACCCGAATGGTTGAGAACCGAGGAATAGAGGTATTTCAGGTATTTCATACAGTAGAATGTTGCGTAATGGGCGAAAAATAGCCTTTATTCAACATTCAAATGTACCGAATACAATAGAATCTATTTCGATGCCCTTTTTACAGCATTCTATTGTACAAAGTACAGTTACTACTGTTCGAGCTCCGACAGCATCCGATAACTGCTCCAGTAGGTGGTGGCTCGTTATAGCTCTGATGTCTGCAGTTATCTTTTTCGGAACAAGGCCGTCCACAGAAAAGCTTCACCGAACAGATTCTCACTCTGCTCCGTCTGGCGCATCCGCCGGAACCGGATATTCTCGTAACTGCCGAAGAACGTCTTGAGCTGCTCCTCCGTGAACCCTAATCCGCCTCTCATCCGCCGCTGACGGTAGACCTCCCAATCGGTAATCTCTGCACCCATGGAACCTGCTGCGAAGCAGGTCAAGCCGAAATAACCGCCGGGCGTAAGCGCCCTGTCCAGCAGTTCCAGATAGGTGGCTCTGCGGTGGGGATAGATGTGATGGAAGCATCCGCTGTCATAGATGAGGTCATAGCTCCCGGGCGTCAGTTCCAGGTCAAAGATATTCCCGCAAGTAAAATTCACCTCGACCTGATGTGCCGCTGCACGCTCCATTCCCCAATTGACCGCTGCCTGAGAAATATCCACAGCGTCCACCTTACAGCCCTGACGGGCCATGTACACTGCATTTCTGCCGCCTCCGCAGCCTAGCTCAAGCACCCGGCCCGGGGTGAGCACCCCGCCGCTGAAGGATTCCACCAGATTCTCATCGGGACAATCCCGGAAAAAGGGAATGCCCTTCTCCTTATCCGCATAGAACTCATCCCACCACTCTCCCTCCTCCCGGAAAAAAGCGTCCAGCATCCTCAGCGTGTCCTCATGGCTATAAATCGTTTCATCATTCATTCTTCTCAAAGTCTCCCTTCCTGTCATCATGCGGCAAACCAAATGTACACTATGAGACAATCCAGACAGTAACCC is a window encoding:
- a CDS encoding ADP-ribosylglycohydrolase family protein; this encodes MTLTNDRYQGCLQGLAAGDALGTTVEFQAPGTFKPMTDIVGGGVFALQPGQWTDDTSMALCLAESLLALQGFDPADQMQRYVKWYREGALSSTSRCFDIGNATREALHRYEASGEAYSGSEEPFSAGNGSIMRLAPVVMYYAEHPAEVIRYAAMSSRTTHGAAECLAACRLLAAYILAGLHGWSKQEMLAPEAFREWLDEDTLTPHMLNIKQGSYKLKEPPQIQGSGYVVESLEAALWAFHKSDSFAEGALFAVNLGNDADTTGAIYGQIAGAYYGLSGIPAEWSRKLAMRELISDYAGRLFTERVQ
- a CDS encoding class I SAM-dependent methyltransferase encodes the protein MNDETIYSHEDTLRMLDAFFREEGEWWDEFYADKEKGIPFFRDCPDENLVESFSGGVLTPGRVLELGCGGGRNAVYMARQGCKVDAVDISQAAVNWGMERAAAHQVEVNFTCGNIFDLELTPGSYDLIYDSGCFHHIYPHRRATYLELLDRALTPGGYFGLTCFAAGSMGAEITDWEVYRQRRMRGGLGFTEEQLKTFFGSYENIRFRRMRQTEQSENLFGEAFLWTALFRKR